The sequence aggtgattcaatcaagacccattagaacatagaacatagaacattacagcgcagtacgggcccttcggccctcttgttgcgccgacctgtgaaaccatctgaagcctatctgacctacactattccattttcatccatatgtctatccagtgaccacttaaatgccctcaaagttggcgagtctactactgttgcaggcagggcgttccacacccctactactctctgagtaaagaaactgcctctgacatctgtcctatatctaccacccctcaatttaaagctgtgtcccctcgtgtttgtcatccccatccgaggaaaagactctcactgtccaccctatctaaccctctgactatcttatatgtctctattaagtcacctctcagccttcttctctctaacgaaaacaacttcaagtccctgagcctttcctcgtaagaccttccctccataccaggcaacatctagtaaatctcctctgaaccctttccaaagtgtCCTCTGAAACACCCTCGTCAGACCAGCCATCAGCCCCTTATGGAGTCTGATTctttttttgtctgtccttcgtcctgctgcaaagttgatctcCTGTatctggaagtttgttacatattcatggatggtcttgttcttttgtgtaaacatGAGTAGGTAATCACAAAATCCATATAGCGATAACGAGTTTGTGTTGACTTGAGTGCTCTTGCAGACAGCTAGGTATCCTGGCCTAAGTGTTGATTCCAGCCTGATCACAATGCTTTAGAGAAGATAAGGAAAGTGATGGTCATAGAGTAATTTACAGAATATATGGAGCCCATTGGGTCCAGTCAGTCTACGTCCCATCtcaatccccatagccctgcaagcttcctttcttgAAGGGTCCATCCAATTTtcatttgaaatcattgattgtttccactgtctttaaatttaaagtccaacaggtttgtttcaaacactagcttttggagcactgctccttcctcaggtgaatgaagaggtgaccagtgctccgaaagctagtgtttgaaacaaacctgttggactttaacctggtgttgtaagacttcttactgtgctcaccccagtccaacgccggcatctccacatcatttaaatttaaagagtgcccaatttattttttccaattaaggggtaatttagcgtgaccaatccacctagcctgcacatctttgggttgtgggggtgaaacccacgcaaacaaggagagaatgtgcaaactccacacggacagtgacccagagctgggatcgaacctgggacctcggcgccgtgaggcagcaatgctaaccattgcaccaccatgctgccctaattattTTCACTCTTGTGGGCAGCAAATTCTAGGTAATCACCATTCGCTCTCTGTTCTTCCTTGCATCTCCCTGTATTTCTTGCCCAAAACCGTACATCGGTATCCCCCAAACCATGTACAACCAGTCATTGGGAACAGTTTTTTCTTgtcttatctaaacctgtcttaaACTTGTACACCCCTATCAaatccctcctcaatctcctttgccctaGGGCAAAAGCCCAGCTTTTCTCACCTAACCTTGTAACTAAAATCCCACAACCCTGGAACCAACTGGTAAATCTAATGCACCCTTCCCTCCTTCCTAAAATACGGTACCTAAAACTGGACCCACGTCTCTAGTTTGAGCCTAACCGGAACTTTAAAAGGTTCAGCAAAACGTCCCTGCTGGTGTTGCCATGATTTTGATGCTCATGCCCATTTTGGTGGAGGTCTAAAGTATATTGGGTGAGTTACCTGCCATACATCTTGTAAATTGCAAATACCACAATCATGTGCTTGTGGCAGATTTGTGCCCAGTTACAATTTGTCAAACAAACgaatggatggtgttgagctttttgagtgttgtgacTTCATCATTCTAGGCCATCACACTACTGACATGACACTTCTGGACAGTGGAGATGCATCAGGAGGTGAGACTTCAAACTCTGTCCCGCTTCCTGTTGTTAATATAGTTGGTCCTCACCGCGCCGAgagcccaggttcaatcctggctcagggacactgtccgtgtggagtttgcacattctccccatgtttgcgtgggtttcgcccccacaacccaaagatgtgtaggataggtggattagccacgctaaattgcacattaattggaaaaaatgaattgggtactctaaatttatttttaaaaacatatagtTGGTCCAACCCAGCTTCTGGTTGGGTTGCAGCGCCGGGGGACCGTTTGCAGCAGCGGATCCGGGGCTACCGTTGGGAGAGACGGGATGACCCGTGGTAATCAACGAGAGCTTGCTCGTCAGAAAAATGCAAAAAAATCAAGCGAGCAAAGTAAACGGAAAAGAAAGGATGATGGTTTATCTGCTGCCGCCAGAAAGCAGAGGGATGCTGAAATAATGCAGCAGAAACAAAAAGGAACAAGCGATTCTGCAGCACCGGCGGGACATGATGCAGGAACATCGAACTAAGGCCCACACCCGTGGTACTCTGCCTAACTTTCCTGGATGGATACATCTAACGAGCAATGCGGCTTTGTCTTCAAAATATTGAAcatatttaagggcagcacagtggcctagtggttagcacaaccgcatcacggtgctgaggtcccaggttcgatcccggctctgggtcactctccgtgtggagtttgcacattctccccgtgtctgcgtgggtttcgcccccacaacccaaaaatgtgcagagtaggtggattggccatgctaaattgccccttaattggaaaaaataattgggtaatctaaatttttttaaaaatattgaacaTATTTAAAACATTGGGTTCTGATACTTCAGAAAATTGCATTGTTGTATATTTCCTATGGGACTATGCCATGTTTAATGCAAAGGAAGGTGCCTTGCTTGTAGAATTGGTACTGATGCAGTATTAGACCTGGTACTGTAAAGGTGCATTTCCTGCGTGAGCATAATTCACTAGGTATTTCCAGTATAAGCAGAAAATAAGCGTGCATTTGGATTTATGTGACCAGACTTGTATTTTTGTATAACACTAACCCTTTATTCTGTTCTAATAAAGACAGCATTtaagttggaaaaaaaaaaacagcttctgGTCTGGGGTGACCACCTAGGATTGCTGATGGTAGGGTCTTGGCAATGATGGTGCCATTGAACATCCAAGAGGTCGCTATGTATTTTCTTCTTGGAGATGATCATTCATCATTACTCGTGGTGTGAATGTTGAGAGTGTATTTTCTaagtttataaatatttttaattcTCCATTGTCCATCTAGGGATGGAGTGTTGCCTTAAAGGGAGGCTCTCAAGCAGGATACAATTACTGCAGACAAAATTTCTTATCCGGAAGAATACTACAGGTAGGTGGCCTTTAAGCTCTTCTGACACTTAAAAATGTAGTGAATGCACCTCGAGTCACAGTGATTCATATTTTCTGCTGTGTTTTCCACATTGTAGGAGATTTCGAGCATGAAAAGACAGTTTGCAGAGCTGTTGTCTGATATTGGATTTGTGAAGGAAGGACTGAGAGCCAGATATATTGATAAGATGTCACCACAAGGAGGAGATGGAATTGTTGAGGCCACTGGCCAAGAGGTTAAAGAAATATTTTTCCTTTTATATACTTTCTTGACTCAGTACATTGCAGATTcatgatacagtccttgacctTTCAAAATTCAAGGTAGAATATTCAAGGGTGATgtcaggaagaacttcttcataaAAAGATAATGGAAATTTGGGACTATATCTCTTGAAAAGGTAGAGGAAAGGTCAATTTGAAAATTTCCCAACTGAGATCGACATAATTTTTTTAGACAGGGCATATTAAGGAATCTCGAGCAAGGACAAGTCCAATGGAGTTGATCTAGGTGAATAGTGAAATAGGCTCAAAAGGGTTGAAGGGCTCATTCTTTCAATTTTCCTATCTGGTACAATACAGGCCGTTTGGTAATTTCTAGGTGCAGGCCTTAGCTAAGCACCTATTGCCATCCCTGCCCCCACTTCTGCTAGTGGCTCAATAGGATAGTGAACTGTGTCTTGGAGTAATGAGCCATACTGAAGAGGAGGATTGCaggtacatagaatcatagaatttacagtgcagaaggaggccattcagcccatcgagtctgcacatctcttggaaagagcaccctacccaaggtcaacaactccaccctatccccataacccagtaaccccacccaacactaagggcaattttggacactaagggcaatttatcatggccaatccacctaacctgcacatctttggactgtgggaggaaaccggagcacccggaggaaactcacgcacacacggggaggatgtgcagactccgcacagacagtgacccaagccggaatcgaatctgggaccctggagctgtgaagcgattgtgctatccacaatgctaccgtgctgcccctttacgtAGAGAACACTCTACGTTTCGCTC comes from Scyliorhinus canicula chromosome 1, sScyCan1.1, whole genome shotgun sequence and encodes:
- the LOC119970162 gene encoding small EDRK-rich factor 2-like, with protein sequence MTRGNQRELARQKNAKKSSEQSKRKRKDDGLSAAARKQRDAEIMQQKQKGTSDSAAPAGHDAGTSN